The Anaerotignum faecicola region GCAGTCCTGCTGCACATTCTTTTTGTCATCCTCCTGGTAACGGGAATCAGCATCATGTACAACAATCCCCACTACGGAGAAGGCATCAGCTGGCTTACCAATGAGACGTACGAGGATACACCGGAGTTCATCCGTCAGTTCAAGACGGACATCGACGATATCTTTAACTATATCAAATACAAAGAGGTATTTGAATCGAACGGGAAGCTGGCCTATGACAAGCCTGTCGTCCGTGTGACCACCGGTCCCGGGGAAGTACAGGAATATACCGTC contains the following coding sequences:
- a CDS encoding sensor histidine kinase; this encodes AVLLHILFVILLVTGISIMYNNPHYGEGISWLTNETYEDTPEFIRQFKTDIDDIFNYIKYKEVFESNGKLAYDKPVVRVTTGPGEVQEYTVDEMVRMAKSMGYYLNEKFKVDGRYTPEDGEQDIRVDWRSYDPDHQDSEPGESYTTMA